ATACTGACTTGGGAGCTGGGGCTCCTTTTCTTAATTTGGGGCTACTCAGAGGCATCTGATTGTTCCCCTGGGGGGATGTCGGTGAGAGCTGGGCACCTCTGAGACTCGTAGCTCTTGTGTCCCGTGTAGCCCAGGCTCTCTTCTCATCCGTCCTCCCTCCCCTGGTTTGTGTCTGTGCCATGAGCAAGCCCCTCTTTTGGCACAGTGGCCACCTGAACTGGCTGCTGTGGCCCCGCAGGCTTTGCTGGCAGCGATGGCGTGTGCTggcatgggggggacacgggtgtcCCTGGCCTGTGCAGCCAGAGCCTGGGCTAAAGACGGTGGAGGCTGCCAGTGGTGGTGAGGATAATGGAGTGTGTCCTATGGCAACGTGGCCTTCTGCCTGCGGTGTGGTGTCTGGTGTGGCCGCAGACCACAGAGCGGCTGAGCCCAGGGCAAGATCTGCTGTGGAGGAAGAGCCGAGGCAGTGCTGAGGCTAGGGGGGTGTCTCCCACCAGGAAACTCTgacgggaggaggaagagaaggccagggtgaggtgaggtgaggctGGCAGCAGGAGTGGAAATGTTGGGTTGACTCTCCAGCCCTGGTTCTCTTGGATGCCTCATGCCTCTCGGCACCGgcagaggggctggcagggactgcAGCTCACACCATCTCATCTACCCCCAGCATCCGCCGTGTGGCAGATGGAGCGCTGCATCCTCTCATCcagccacctccctctgcccaggcCTCTCAACAGCGCTGAGGGACCAGCAGGGACACCTTCggtgggtggcagagggcagTTGTCACAACCTCTAGTAGGAATCCTGGCGGCGGCTGCTCAGCCCGGCAGCATGGGGACAGCGGGCACCGCCACGGCTGCTGCAGGTGGGGGTGGTTTTATCCTTGGGGGACCTTCTCAGAAGCTGCACCTCAGTTTATCTGTGAGTCGGAGGCAGAGACAAAAGCTGTGTGATCCTCTTTGGGGGGAACGCTGGGGGGTTAATTAGCTGATAGCTGCTCAGAGAGGCAAACCAAGAGCTGGTTATTCACGGCGCATTGGGGCCTGAATCTCACCCTGAACTGCATCTTTCCACGCCTGCCAAAGCTTCTCTGCTGCTACACAGATGGATGTGTTTTCAGAAAGGCTTCCGtgtggaagatttaaaaaaataaaataaaaagtaactcCAAGCTTGGAATCGTGCTGCCAGGGAGAATGTTTACAAGGAAACAGCCTGATAAACAAGGATATTCGGTGAGTTGCAAAGAGGTGAAATTCTACAGTGTGGCAACAATTCCCAGTTTGTCAGAGCTTCACGCTGGTCGCAGCCACCTCAGGCTGACTACAGGATCTTCGTTTTTACAGGCAGCCTCAGGAAGCCAGGTTGGACTGAAAAAGTAACAGAATTATGTGAAACTTGTCTGAGTCACTGACCCTGCATCTCCACCAGTTCCTCCAGGGCACTGCTCGAGGAGGAGACGGAGaaggctgcagctgggagaggagatcTGCCCTTTCTGGTCACCACCAATTTCAGatctcctccccttgcctctCCCAGTCTTTTGTACTTTCCGAGCTAATCCATCCAGCGCAGCGTGAACTGACAGCGGCAGCAGCTGGAAACCCTGCTCCGAAAGCTGCTGTGAATGCCCCAGGACCAGCAGCACCATGCACATGAAAACGCTGCTCATCCTCCTCGTTCTGGCATTAGCCACGATATTTGCCCTGGTCTGTGTGCTGCTGACCAGAGGAAGAGCCCCCAGCGCCTGccagcaccagcccccagggcaggaggacacCGATGACGGCCAAAGCCTGGTCTTTGCCGACCTGAGCCCCGAGGAGATGGTGCAAGTGGTGCGGTACCTGCAGGGAAACCTTGGGGTGCAGCTGGTGGACGCCTCGCGTGCAAAGCCCTCGGACAACTGCATCGCCTCCGTGGATGTGCAGGTCCCCGCAAAGGCTGAGGTGCTGCGGTTCCTGGATGGTGGGGGGGCTCGCCCCCCCCGGGAGGCGCTGGCCGTGCTCTACTTCGGCAACCAGCCAGACCCCAACGTCACCGAGTACGTGGTGGGGCCGCTGCCGAGGCCGGTGTATCACCGGGACGTGACGGTGCAGAAGTACGGGGGGAAGGTGCCGTACCACCGCAGACCCACACTGGCAGTTGAGTACCAACAGATTGGAGGGTTTTTAAAAAGCCAAGTGTTCCCCACAGCTCCATCTTTCATGCATCAAGTCATGGAGTATGATGGAGCCAATCTAGCAGCCCTGACGGCTGCTCCCCGTGGATTCCAGTCTGGAGATCGGATCACCTGGTTTGTCTTGTTTCAGAATGTGAGCGGGTTCTTTGTGCACccggtggggctggaggtgctggtggaccACAGCAGCCTGGACACCTCCCGGTGGGCAGTGAGCAGGGTCTTCTACAATGGGCAGTACTACCGGGACATGGTCCAGCTGGAGAGCGCCTATGTCCAGGGTCGCATCAGTGTGGAGAAGGTGAGGAAGGCGCCGCAGGACGGGGACTTCTCATCCATGAAGCCCCGAGCATCTTCGGCTGCGCTGTTCCCTTTGCAGTACGAGCCCCAGGGTCCCCGCTACAGCATCAGGAACAACCATGTCCTCTTCCAGGCCTGGAGCTTCGCCTTTGGGATGAGCGTGAACACGGGCCTGCGTCTGTTTGATGTGCGACACAAGGGGGAGAGGGTCGCCTATGAAATCAGTGTCCAGGAGGCGATGTCAGTGTACGGCTCCAACTGCCCTGGAGGGATGTCGACGAGGTACATGGACGGGAGCTTTGGCATCGGGCGCTACACCTCCCCCTTGGTGCGAGGGGTTGACTGCCCCTATTTGGCCACGTACCGGGATGTGCACTACCTTGCTCATTCCCAGGTCTCTAGGATTACTAAAAATGCCCTTTGCATTTTTGAGCAGAACCTGGGCTCCCCACTGCGGCGCCACTTCTCCAACCTGCAGTCTCTCTACTATGGGGGGCTGGTCAACTCTGCTCTGGTCGTTCGCTCCATTGCCACTGTGGGTAACTACGACTATGTGTGGGACTTCATCTTCTACCAGAACGGGGCCATCGAAGGCAAGGTCCAGGCCACGGGGTACGCGAGCTCATCCTTTCTCCACGGGGATGGTCTGAGATACGGCAATCGGGTTTGGGAGCACACACTGGGAACGATACACACCCATTCCATCAACTATAAGGTGGACTTGGATGTGGGAGGTAGGTCTGGGTCTTCCTTTAATGTCTGCTGTTATACTGTAAACCCTGGAGCTCTGGGGGGATTGCCTCCCTTCTGTAGACTCCTTCATAACTGACACCAGaactctgctttttctctctcttatcctcttttttaattggaaaattatttttctgtgtataaaaTAGTCCGTCAAGGTCATGCAGTTGAAGGCAGTGTGAATTGTCTGGGAGCTCTGTGTTCAGCCCAGGGAAAGTATGAAAGGTAGCAGctgaaaaatgtttgtgtttcCTTGAGGCCTCCCGTCTGGCAGAGCCCGTGTTGCCTTGGGCATggccgggcggcggggagcaCGGCCCCGTCGCCGCCCCGGGCTgggagcctgctcctgcgcccGACGCCGGTCCCGGTGCTCCGCCGAACTCGGGCAAGTCCTTGTCGCTTCTCGGCTGCCCGGCACAAAGCAGGGCGTCGGGGCTGGTGTCCGCAGGgctgagctcctgcagctccaTCCCCGCTCCTCTTTTGAGGAAACGCTTGTACGTTGGATCCCGAGCCTGGGCTCCAGCGCGGCTGCAGAGAGCCCGTGAGTTCCCTGCTCCCGCACAGAGCCACGCTCTCTGGCACCGCAGCCCTCGGAGGGTTATTTGAGTCCAGGAGCAGCTCCCTCCGGCCGGGGAAGCGCCGGGATGCTCAGCCCAAAGCTTTGCTTCCCCGCAAAGGCCATTGCGGTAACTGCAGCCCGGGAAGGGGCAGGGGCAGCGCCGGGGACACCGACCGGCAGCGTCAGGTGCCTGTTACTGAGACCTGCTCCTGTAAAAAGTCGGGGAAAACTGTTTTACATGCGCGCAGGACCAGAGAGGTCGCTAGTAGGCAGCGGATGCGTCTGTACCAGCCCAGGAAATGCAGCTCCGGTAACCCCCGGTGTCCCCCGGGCTGCGGGGAGCCGTCACAGAACTCCCTACCTCGGGCTGCCGCTGGCGCCGGTGCCAGCTCCGGTACCGGCACGTGCCCTCTCTCGTACCCGCCTGTGTGGCCTCGAAAGGTGCTGGTGCTGTCGTTATGGCTGAAAACGGGGCTGATGCTGGTTCCCTTCCTGTAGGCAAGGCTTGAAAATGTGCTAAACTGCGTTTCCCACGTGGTGGCAAGGTTCTTCTCTGTGACTGCTGCACCCCTTGGTGCCCTGCTCTGTTTACACCCCCTGAGCCCTGGCTGCTGCAAAATGCTCTTGAGAAGAGCTCTATGAATTCCCAGACGTGTTCCCTTAGCGAGGGAGGGgggccctgtccctgcagcagcgccGGGGTGCTCCACAGGTGCTCTGCGGGATCCCTGCCTTCCGAGCGCAGGGAAGGCAAAACTGGGTCATCTCTCATGCAGGTTTCTTGGATGCTGGTCTGAAGCTGGCGTGGGACCTGCAGGGGAAAAGGGCAATTATTCCCTGGCTGGAAGTGAGAATGAAAACATAAGTTCCTAAATTAACATCATCGCGAGAGTGGCAAATGGCTCCAGCGCTGCAGTGATTTCAGCCCCTCCTGCCCGTGCCTCACACCGTCTCCACCAGAAGGGGACCACAGTCCCTGGACAGCCCTCCTCGGCTGTGGGTGATGTGTCGCTGCTGCCGCAACGGGGCCAGCCTTGCAGCAGTGGGTGGCCGTGCAGGAGGGATGGCCTCACAGCACAGTGAGGTGGCCCGGGTGCCCTGGCCCCGTGGTGGCTGCTACCAaagggctgctccctccctggggagGTCCATGGCGTGGTCAGCAGTGATGAGCAGGACCCTGGCAGTAACCTTTTCTGTCCGTGACAGCTCTTGTTTGAGGCTCGTGTCCACTGGAGTGGGGTTGGGGTGGCTGAATGGGGACAGACATGTCCTGTTCATtgtcctgcagcctctgctctACTGGTGCAGCCACTCCAGGGCTGTCTGTAGCTTGCGGTTGCTGCCAGGGCTTTGGTGGGCACTGCCTGTTCTCCCCAGGGAGCTTCATCCCATCCCGTCTCATCCCCTCTGCCCACAGCTGGAGCCACCAGGTCCTTCTCTCAGGGCTGGGGAGGTGACAGGGAGAAGAGGCACATGGAAGTGCTGGGAGCCAGCAGGTCTTGGAGTCTCCTGGAGCTCCAGTCTTGACCAACCCTtcagggcagaggggctggtcTCAGGGCAACAGGGTGCAGGAGGAGCGGGGGCTCCTACATGAGACAGGACAGGGTCACCTGGGAGAAGCAAAGGCGCTTTCAGCAGACCAAGGCTGGGACTCTTCGTGGTGTCACCCTGCAGCAGAGAAACCCATCAGTGGCTTTGGGGAGTGAGTCAGGCACCAGCTCCCCCACTGGATTCCTCGGAGTGTCTAGGGTGGGGAGGAAACAGGCTGAACTGGCTGGGGCCTGTGATCTGCTCCTGGAGTCCTATACAAGCTCCAGGCTCCCTCCCCACCTCGCCAGCGACGCCTTTACGCCTACAGTCGGGAAATTAATGAAGAGCCTGATCTGCGAGTGAGGAACACATTCTGGAGCCCGCCGCCAAACGCCACGCACGGTCTCTGACTGGAGAGATGAACCCCAAACTCCCCTACGTCCTCCTGATGGGGGCTGGGGTGATAATATTCATTCTCTCCTGCATGCTGCTGAGCAGGGGGAGGCGATCACCGAGCTGTGAGTCCCAGCCCCACATCGTGGAGAAGACTGGGTCCACAAGCCAGAGCCTGGTCTTTGCCGACCTGAGTCCTGAGGAGATGGTGCAAGTGGTGCGGTACCTGCAGGGAAACCTTGGGGTGCAGCTGGTGGACGCCTCGCGTGCAAAGCCCTCGGACAACTGCATCGCCTCCGTGGACGTGCAGGTCCCCGCCAAGGCCGAGGTGCTGCAGTTCCTGGATGGTGGGGGGGCTCGCCCCCCCCGGGAGGCGCTGGCCATGCTCTACTTCGGCAACCAGCCAGACCCCAACGTCACCGAGTACGTGGTGGGGCCGCTGCCGAGGCCGGTGTATCACCGGGACGTGACGGTGCAGAAGTACGGGGGGAAGGTGCCGTACCACCGCAGACCGATGCTGGGCAGTGAGTACGAGCAGCTGGGAGCATTCTTAGAGACAGTGGCCTTTGCTGCAGCCCCAACCTTCCTGACAGAAGTGTTTGAATATGACGGCACTAACATGGCGTTCCAGACCGCAGCCCCTCATGGGTTCCACTCTGGAGACCGTAAGTCCTGGTTCATCATATTTCAGAATGTGAGTGGGTTCTTTGTGCACccggtggggctggaggtgctggtggaccACAGCAGCCTGGACACCTCCCGGTGGGCAGTGAGCAGGGTCTTCTACAACGGACAGTACTACCGGGATATGGTCCAGCTGGAGAGCGCCTATGTGCAGGGTCGCATCAGTGTGGAGAAGGTGAGGAAGGCGCCGCAGGACGGGGACTTCTCGTCCATGAAGCCCCGAGCATCTTCGGCTGCGCTGTTCCCTTTGCAGTACGAGCCCCAGGGTCCCCGCTACAGCATCAGGAACAACCACGTCCTCTTCCAGGCCTGGAGCTTCGCCTTTGGGATGAGCGTGAACACGGGCCTGCGTCTGTTTGATGTGCGACACAAGGGGGAGAGGGTCGCCTATGAAATCAGTGTCCAGGAGGCGATGTCAGTGTACGGCTCCAACTGCCCTGGAGGGATGTCGACGAGGTACATGGACGGGAGCTTTGGCATCGGGCGCTACACCTCCCCCCTGGTGCGAGGGGTCGACTGCCCGTACTCAGCCACCTACGTTGACACACACTCTCTGTCCAAGACCCTGAGCCCCATCAAAAGAAAGGATTCTCTCTGCATTTTTGAGCAGAACCTGGGCTCCCCACTGCGGCGCCACTACTCCAACCTGCAGTCTCCCTACTACGGGGGGCTGGTCAACTCTGCTCTGGTCATTCGTTCCATTGCCACTGTGGGCAACCACAACTATGTATGGGACTTCATCTTCTACCAGAACGGGGCTATTGAAGGCAAGGTCCAGGCCACGGGGTACGCGAGCTCATCCTTTCTCCACGGGGATGGTCTGAGATACGGCAATCGGGTTTGGGAGCACACGCTGGGAACGATACGCACCCATTCCATCAACTATAAGGTGGACTTGGATGTGGGAGGTAGGTCTGTGTCTGTGTCTCTCTTTTATGCCCTCCCTGAGTACTTTTAGACTTCCCAAAGTTGATGTTTTTTGGTCCTTGTCCGgttttttcattctgtgtgtgGGGTAGGATGCTGTGCTGGCACAGAGCTGCCTCCCTTATGTGTTTGGAGCAGTGAAAAGCTGTTGTCCCTCAGGGAGAGgttccccctctgtcccctgcagtTTCCCTGACGGGCCATGCAGAGCTGTGGCTGCCTGGGCTGGCTAAAGCCAGCACTGCCTTGTGCCTCCTGCCCCTAATGGGGAGggtccttcccctcctgcccggCAGGTGGACCCACTCCCATTCTGCCTCGATGCCCCCGGGGCTCTGCAGAGCTTGGGATTTTTCCTTCCGTGCCCTCCCCCTGTCCCGAGCCCCACATGACAGTTGGAGTCACTCAAGCTGGTTTGTTGGGATGTGGTTTCCAGCTCACATTCCTGCTTCCTCCAGTTTTGCCAagctgttcctgctgctcttgtgtgagcagggctgggggctgccccccaCCAGGGGCTGTGGGCTCAGGTGGGTGCTGGGCTGGTAGCCGAGTTAGGGCCGGGCTGCTTTGTGCCAGGGCATTGGGGAGTGGCGGCTGCGGTTTTCTTGGTCTTCCCCTACCATTTGTGCCATGAATCTCTCCTCACGCTGCTGCTGAAATTGCATTTGCTGCACGCTCCTGCCATCTGTTAAAAATACCCCAATTTCCTTTTAATTGGGAAACACCCAATTCCATGTGGTTTTAGGATGGGGTTTGAGTACTTAGGTAAAAATGGGGCATGGCAAAACCATGAGAACAGGGAAAAGGCAGATGAAGTCAGAGTGTGACTGCTGTCACTGGGAGGGGAGGTGTGGGGTTGGAAGTTTTTGGCACATTGGAAAAGGGAAGTGAGTGGCAGTTGCTGGATGTGGATCCTCGTCCATGGGGCTCGGGCTCTGGCGCTGCCTTGATGGCAGCCGCGGGGCTCAGGCCCAGGGGTGGCCAGATGTCCAGCTCCAGGATGGCCTTGGTGCGAGCTGGAAACTCGCCTGGGGCGAGGGCAGCGGAGCGGGGGGTGTTACTCCATTGCTGTGGCCAGGGCGGGCAGCGGGGGCCGAGCACTGGCCCCAGAGCTATGAGCGCTCTCAGCCAGCCCTTTGCCATCGCGTCCCCGGATTTCCTTGCTCTTGTGCCCCTCCGGCCACTCAGAGCCTCTGGCTCATGACTCTTTGCTGTGGAAGGACCTGAACATCGTGGCGCTGCTCCAGT
The Numenius arquata chromosome 23, bNumArq3.hap1.1, whole genome shotgun sequence genome window above contains:
- the LOC141474738 gene encoding amine oxidase [copper-containing] 3-like, whose product is MNPKLPYVLLMGAGVIIFILSCMLLSRGRRSPSCESQPHIVEKTGSTSQSLVFADLSPEEMVQVVRYLQGNLGVQLVDASRAKPSDNCIASVDVQVPAKAEVLQFLDGGGARPPREALAMLYFGNQPDPNVTEYVVGPLPRPVYHRDVTVQKYGGKVPYHRRPMLGSEYEQLGAFLETVAFAAAPTFLTEVFEYDGTNMAFQTAAPHGFHSGDRKSWFIIFQNVSGFFVHPVGLEVLVDHSSLDTSRWAVSRVFYNGQYYRDMVQLESAYVQGRISVEKVRKAPQDGDFSSMKPRASSAALFPLQYEPQGPRYSIRNNHVLFQAWSFAFGMSVNTGLRLFDVRHKGERVAYEISVQEAMSVYGSNCPGGMSTRYMDGSFGIGRYTSPLVRGVDCPYSATYVDTHSLSKTLSPIKRKDSLCIFEQNLGSPLRRHYSNLQSPYYGGLVNSALVIRSIATVGNHNYVWDFIFYQNGAIEGKVQATGYASSSFLHGDGLRYGNRVWEHTLGTIRTHSINYKVDLDVGGVKNSLVAHDMAFEMTRAPWSPEQQIERPRLTKKVLDTEDQAAFRLQSKMPRYVYFAANSKNKWGHQRGYRIQITSFAGDHIPEASSMERAISWARYQLAVTRRKEEEPTSTSIYNQNDPWTPTVAFSDFINNETITNEDLVAWITAGFLHIPHSEDIPNTVTVGNSVGFLLRPYNYYDLDPSIYSHDGVFFTSEQDVTACEVNPIACLPKTASCLPNFPPFTFDGFQNTSRL